One Littorina saxatilis isolate snail1 linkage group LG1, US_GU_Lsax_2.0, whole genome shotgun sequence genomic window carries:
- the LOC138981584 gene encoding serum response factor-binding protein 1-like isoform X1, protein MCCKMETLTETNTMGETRSIDTAKEASTNLVALNNTIVNMRACVKAAKVQVIHKLTRVIQKLKTKKGTEEQKEQNLRKAQRRLDEVFAIKELNIDRVSKFSLQNTTSFDEASKQPTATLEFRSLARLAEHKLLATKVKNFREEHSDWQDLAAFLYAKQTGRRFKTKKQKLRAAKKGSKFLLGAKTTAEEGDPKGAGKDEVTEEQSHSLSADDSNEDDDEDEKENRSSSADDSDENVGPGESADDSDENEGPDEKEEVNIRKNHREKENTISDNNDHDSSDEESNNEERGDEGSDESEREHRIDRKSDVHKRTGDRDQGEKGPAKQDIQEESDEEGDEHLEADTDEDEDSDEQERSNTSAEEKSFEEEDGGDDMNKDTSEEESEEEESAYMKTSAKKHLKENNKSDEPDRTAVLFQKPREPNVVKDPFFVCDDEDDDAKDATSGHWIPESALERANSELLRGGKFRRRGGEREPRSERPFTAEDDRWLIGEFNDDFANGFRGRRGGGFSRGRGDSRRGKEGSFRDRGNSSYRGRGDRGRGSSWRGQGRDSDSRGRGRDSDSFRGRGRDSGSFRGRGRDSDSSRGRGRDSDSFRGRGRDSGSFRGRGTDSDSFRGRGLSRGGRGDSRRDQGHSGTKKTENQCDFSHPSWEAKRKRKEMEKMASFSGKKIKFDD, encoded by the exons ATGTGTTGCAAGATGGAAACACTAACAGAAACCAACACGATGGGAGAGACCAGAAGCATTGATACTGCTAAGGAAGCGTCAACAAATCTTGTTGCACTGAATAACACG ATTGTGAACATGAGAGCCTGTGTAAAAGCTGCAAAAGTTCAAGTGATTCACAAGCTGACCCGTGTGATCCAGAAACTGAAGACAAAAAA AGGCACAGAAGAGCAAAAGGAACAGAATTTAAGAAAGGCACAGAGAAGGCTGGATGAAGTCTTTGCCATCAAG GAGCTGAATATAGACAGAGTCTCAAAGTTTTCACTTCAAAATACCACAAGTTTTGATGAGGCAAGCAAACAG ccCACAGCTACTCTTGAATTTCGCAGCCTGGCTCGACTAGCTGAGCACAAGCTTCTGGCAACAAAGGTGAAGAATTTCCGTGAAGAGCATTCTGACTGGCAGGACCTGGCAGCTTTTCTTTATGCAAAACAAACAGGCCGGCGTTTCAAAACCAAGAAGCAGAAACTAAGAGCAGCCAAGAAAGGAAGCAAATTTCTGCTGGGTGCTAAAACTACTGCTGAGGAAGGAGATCCAAAAGGAGCAGGAAAGGATGAGGTAACAGAGGAACAGAGTCACAGTCTATCTGCTGATGATAGCAATGAAgacgatgatgaagatgaaaaGGAAAACAGAAGCAGCAGTGCAGATGATAGTGATGAAAATGTAGGTCCTGGTGAGAGTGCAGATGATAGTGATGAAAATGAAGGTCCCGATGAGAAAGAAGAGGTGAACATCAGAAAGAatcacagagaaaaagagaacacAATTTCTGATAATAATGATCATGACAGTTCTGATGAAGAAAGTAACAATGAAGAGAGAGGAGACGAGGGAAGTGATGAAAGTGAGAGGGAACACAGAATTGATAGAAAAAGTGACGTTCACAAGAGAACAGGCGATAGGGATCAGGGTGAAAAGGGACCGGCTAAACAGGACATACAAGAAGAAAGTGATGAAGAGGGAGATGAACACTTAGAAGCAGATACAGATGAAGATGAAGACAGTGATGAACAGGAAAGGAGCAACACAAGCGCAGAGGAAAAAAgttttgaagaagaagatggtgGTGATGATATGAATAAAGACACAAGTGAAGAAGAGAGTGAAGAGGAAGAAAGCGCCTATATGAAAACGTCTGCAAAAAAACACctcaaagaaaacaacaaaagcgATGAACCTGACAGAACTGCTGTGCTGTTTCAAAAACCCAGGGAGCCCAACGTTGTCAAAGaccctttctttgtgtgtgatgatgaagatgatgatgctAAAGACGCAACATCTGGTCACTGGATTCCAGAAAGTGCGCTGGAGCGTGCCAACAGTGAGTTACTTCGAGGAGGCAAGTTTCGGCGTAGGGGAGGCGAGCGAGAACCAAGGAGCGAGAGACCGTTCACAGCAGAAGATGACAGATGGCTGATTGGGGAGTTTAATGATGATTTCGCCAATGGCTTCAGAGGAAGAAGGGGAGGCGG ATTTTCAAGAGGGAGGGGAGACTCTAGGAGAGGAAAAGAGGGCAGCTTCAGAGACCGAGGCAATAGCAGTTATCGAGGTCGTGGTGATCGTGGGCGTGGAAGCAGCTGGAGAGGTCAGGGCAGAGATTCTGACTCCAGAGGTCGGGGAAGAGATTCCGACTCCTTCCGAGGTCGAGGAAGAGATTCTGGCTCCTTCAGAGGTCGAGGAAGAGATTCCGACTCATCCAGAGGTCGAGGAAGAGATTCTGACTCCTTCAGAGGTCGAGGAAGAGATTCCGGCTCCTTCAGAGGTCGAGGAACAGATTCCGACTCTTTCAGAGGTCGGGGTCTGTCCAGAGGAGGTCGTGGAGATAGCAGAAGGGATCAAGGTCATAGTG GCACGAAGAAGACAGAAAACCAGTGTGACTTCTCACATCCATCGTGGGAGGCAAAACGTAAACGCAAGGAGATGGAAAAGATGGCATCATTTTCTgggaaaaaaattaaatttgatGACTAA
- the LOC138981584 gene encoding serum response factor-binding protein 1-like isoform X2: MPMLLEIVNMRACVKAAKVQVIHKLTRVIQKLKTKKGTEEQKEQNLRKAQRRLDEVFAIKELNIDRVSKFSLQNTTSFDEASKQPTATLEFRSLARLAEHKLLATKVKNFREEHSDWQDLAAFLYAKQTGRRFKTKKQKLRAAKKGSKFLLGAKTTAEEGDPKGAGKDEVTEEQSHSLSADDSNEDDDEDEKENRSSSADDSDENVGPGESADDSDENEGPDEKEEVNIRKNHREKENTISDNNDHDSSDEESNNEERGDEGSDESEREHRIDRKSDVHKRTGDRDQGEKGPAKQDIQEESDEEGDEHLEADTDEDEDSDEQERSNTSAEEKSFEEEDGGDDMNKDTSEEESEEEESAYMKTSAKKHLKENNKSDEPDRTAVLFQKPREPNVVKDPFFVCDDEDDDAKDATSGHWIPESALERANSELLRGGKFRRRGGEREPRSERPFTAEDDRWLIGEFNDDFANGFRGRRGGGFSRGRGDSRRGKEGSFRDRGNSSYRGRGDRGRGSSWRGQGRDSDSRGRGRDSDSFRGRGRDSGSFRGRGRDSDSSRGRGRDSDSFRGRGRDSGSFRGRGTDSDSFRGRGLSRGGRGDSRRDQGHSGTKKTENQCDFSHPSWEAKRKRKEMEKMASFSGKKIKFDD, encoded by the exons ATGCCAATGCTTTTGGAG ATTGTGAACATGAGAGCCTGTGTAAAAGCTGCAAAAGTTCAAGTGATTCACAAGCTGACCCGTGTGATCCAGAAACTGAAGACAAAAAA AGGCACAGAAGAGCAAAAGGAACAGAATTTAAGAAAGGCACAGAGAAGGCTGGATGAAGTCTTTGCCATCAAG GAGCTGAATATAGACAGAGTCTCAAAGTTTTCACTTCAAAATACCACAAGTTTTGATGAGGCAAGCAAACAG ccCACAGCTACTCTTGAATTTCGCAGCCTGGCTCGACTAGCTGAGCACAAGCTTCTGGCAACAAAGGTGAAGAATTTCCGTGAAGAGCATTCTGACTGGCAGGACCTGGCAGCTTTTCTTTATGCAAAACAAACAGGCCGGCGTTTCAAAACCAAGAAGCAGAAACTAAGAGCAGCCAAGAAAGGAAGCAAATTTCTGCTGGGTGCTAAAACTACTGCTGAGGAAGGAGATCCAAAAGGAGCAGGAAAGGATGAGGTAACAGAGGAACAGAGTCACAGTCTATCTGCTGATGATAGCAATGAAgacgatgatgaagatgaaaaGGAAAACAGAAGCAGCAGTGCAGATGATAGTGATGAAAATGTAGGTCCTGGTGAGAGTGCAGATGATAGTGATGAAAATGAAGGTCCCGATGAGAAAGAAGAGGTGAACATCAGAAAGAatcacagagaaaaagagaacacAATTTCTGATAATAATGATCATGACAGTTCTGATGAAGAAAGTAACAATGAAGAGAGAGGAGACGAGGGAAGTGATGAAAGTGAGAGGGAACACAGAATTGATAGAAAAAGTGACGTTCACAAGAGAACAGGCGATAGGGATCAGGGTGAAAAGGGACCGGCTAAACAGGACATACAAGAAGAAAGTGATGAAGAGGGAGATGAACACTTAGAAGCAGATACAGATGAAGATGAAGACAGTGATGAACAGGAAAGGAGCAACACAAGCGCAGAGGAAAAAAgttttgaagaagaagatggtgGTGATGATATGAATAAAGACACAAGTGAAGAAGAGAGTGAAGAGGAAGAAAGCGCCTATATGAAAACGTCTGCAAAAAAACACctcaaagaaaacaacaaaagcgATGAACCTGACAGAACTGCTGTGCTGTTTCAAAAACCCAGGGAGCCCAACGTTGTCAAAGaccctttctttgtgtgtgatgatgaagatgatgatgctAAAGACGCAACATCTGGTCACTGGATTCCAGAAAGTGCGCTGGAGCGTGCCAACAGTGAGTTACTTCGAGGAGGCAAGTTTCGGCGTAGGGGAGGCGAGCGAGAACCAAGGAGCGAGAGACCGTTCACAGCAGAAGATGACAGATGGCTGATTGGGGAGTTTAATGATGATTTCGCCAATGGCTTCAGAGGAAGAAGGGGAGGCGG ATTTTCAAGAGGGAGGGGAGACTCTAGGAGAGGAAAAGAGGGCAGCTTCAGAGACCGAGGCAATAGCAGTTATCGAGGTCGTGGTGATCGTGGGCGTGGAAGCAGCTGGAGAGGTCAGGGCAGAGATTCTGACTCCAGAGGTCGGGGAAGAGATTCCGACTCCTTCCGAGGTCGAGGAAGAGATTCTGGCTCCTTCAGAGGTCGAGGAAGAGATTCCGACTCATCCAGAGGTCGAGGAAGAGATTCTGACTCCTTCAGAGGTCGAGGAAGAGATTCCGGCTCCTTCAGAGGTCGAGGAACAGATTCCGACTCTTTCAGAGGTCGGGGTCTGTCCAGAGGAGGTCGTGGAGATAGCAGAAGGGATCAAGGTCATAGTG GCACGAAGAAGACAGAAAACCAGTGTGACTTCTCACATCCATCGTGGGAGGCAAAACGTAAACGCAAGGAGATGGAAAAGATGGCATCATTTTCTgggaaaaaaattaaatttgatGACTAA
- the LOC138981584 gene encoding serum response factor-binding protein 1-like isoform X3: MRACVKAAKVQVIHKLTRVIQKLKTKKGTEEQKEQNLRKAQRRLDEVFAIKELNIDRVSKFSLQNTTSFDEASKQPTATLEFRSLARLAEHKLLATKVKNFREEHSDWQDLAAFLYAKQTGRRFKTKKQKLRAAKKGSKFLLGAKTTAEEGDPKGAGKDEVTEEQSHSLSADDSNEDDDEDEKENRSSSADDSDENVGPGESADDSDENEGPDEKEEVNIRKNHREKENTISDNNDHDSSDEESNNEERGDEGSDESEREHRIDRKSDVHKRTGDRDQGEKGPAKQDIQEESDEEGDEHLEADTDEDEDSDEQERSNTSAEEKSFEEEDGGDDMNKDTSEEESEEEESAYMKTSAKKHLKENNKSDEPDRTAVLFQKPREPNVVKDPFFVCDDEDDDAKDATSGHWIPESALERANSELLRGGKFRRRGGEREPRSERPFTAEDDRWLIGEFNDDFANGFRGRRGGGFSRGRGDSRRGKEGSFRDRGNSSYRGRGDRGRGSSWRGQGRDSDSRGRGRDSDSFRGRGRDSGSFRGRGRDSDSSRGRGRDSDSFRGRGRDSGSFRGRGTDSDSFRGRGLSRGGRGDSRRDQGHSGTKKTENQCDFSHPSWEAKRKRKEMEKMASFSGKKIKFDD, encoded by the exons ATGAGAGCCTGTGTAAAAGCTGCAAAAGTTCAAGTGATTCACAAGCTGACCCGTGTGATCCAGAAACTGAAGACAAAAAA AGGCACAGAAGAGCAAAAGGAACAGAATTTAAGAAAGGCACAGAGAAGGCTGGATGAAGTCTTTGCCATCAAG GAGCTGAATATAGACAGAGTCTCAAAGTTTTCACTTCAAAATACCACAAGTTTTGATGAGGCAAGCAAACAG ccCACAGCTACTCTTGAATTTCGCAGCCTGGCTCGACTAGCTGAGCACAAGCTTCTGGCAACAAAGGTGAAGAATTTCCGTGAAGAGCATTCTGACTGGCAGGACCTGGCAGCTTTTCTTTATGCAAAACAAACAGGCCGGCGTTTCAAAACCAAGAAGCAGAAACTAAGAGCAGCCAAGAAAGGAAGCAAATTTCTGCTGGGTGCTAAAACTACTGCTGAGGAAGGAGATCCAAAAGGAGCAGGAAAGGATGAGGTAACAGAGGAACAGAGTCACAGTCTATCTGCTGATGATAGCAATGAAgacgatgatgaagatgaaaaGGAAAACAGAAGCAGCAGTGCAGATGATAGTGATGAAAATGTAGGTCCTGGTGAGAGTGCAGATGATAGTGATGAAAATGAAGGTCCCGATGAGAAAGAAGAGGTGAACATCAGAAAGAatcacagagaaaaagagaacacAATTTCTGATAATAATGATCATGACAGTTCTGATGAAGAAAGTAACAATGAAGAGAGAGGAGACGAGGGAAGTGATGAAAGTGAGAGGGAACACAGAATTGATAGAAAAAGTGACGTTCACAAGAGAACAGGCGATAGGGATCAGGGTGAAAAGGGACCGGCTAAACAGGACATACAAGAAGAAAGTGATGAAGAGGGAGATGAACACTTAGAAGCAGATACAGATGAAGATGAAGACAGTGATGAACAGGAAAGGAGCAACACAAGCGCAGAGGAAAAAAgttttgaagaagaagatggtgGTGATGATATGAATAAAGACACAAGTGAAGAAGAGAGTGAAGAGGAAGAAAGCGCCTATATGAAAACGTCTGCAAAAAAACACctcaaagaaaacaacaaaagcgATGAACCTGACAGAACTGCTGTGCTGTTTCAAAAACCCAGGGAGCCCAACGTTGTCAAAGaccctttctttgtgtgtgatgatgaagatgatgatgctAAAGACGCAACATCTGGTCACTGGATTCCAGAAAGTGCGCTGGAGCGTGCCAACAGTGAGTTACTTCGAGGAGGCAAGTTTCGGCGTAGGGGAGGCGAGCGAGAACCAAGGAGCGAGAGACCGTTCACAGCAGAAGATGACAGATGGCTGATTGGGGAGTTTAATGATGATTTCGCCAATGGCTTCAGAGGAAGAAGGGGAGGCGG ATTTTCAAGAGGGAGGGGAGACTCTAGGAGAGGAAAAGAGGGCAGCTTCAGAGACCGAGGCAATAGCAGTTATCGAGGTCGTGGTGATCGTGGGCGTGGAAGCAGCTGGAGAGGTCAGGGCAGAGATTCTGACTCCAGAGGTCGGGGAAGAGATTCCGACTCCTTCCGAGGTCGAGGAAGAGATTCTGGCTCCTTCAGAGGTCGAGGAAGAGATTCCGACTCATCCAGAGGTCGAGGAAGAGATTCTGACTCCTTCAGAGGTCGAGGAAGAGATTCCGGCTCCTTCAGAGGTCGAGGAACAGATTCCGACTCTTTCAGAGGTCGGGGTCTGTCCAGAGGAGGTCGTGGAGATAGCAGAAGGGATCAAGGTCATAGTG GCACGAAGAAGACAGAAAACCAGTGTGACTTCTCACATCCATCGTGGGAGGCAAAACGTAAACGCAAGGAGATGGAAAAGATGGCATCATTTTCTgggaaaaaaattaaatttgatGACTAA